The Nematostella vectensis chromosome 6, jaNemVect1.1, whole genome shotgun sequence region GTACacactttttgttttataagaactaTTTTCTAAGAACGTTCAgactgagatttcaccaaatttttccAAAGCTACCAGATAGTAGAGAGGCTACCAGATAGTGaagcaaaatatatttttattggaGTGATTGATATTATAGAGTCATTGGTATTATATCCTTACACTGGTGTGAAAGTGTGATTTTTACACTAATTCGAAAATCATCACAGCATGAACTAAGAACATTCGTAACCATATTTTCAGATGTGCTCcgaaaataagaacggcccagacTCAACTAAAAATTTGACGTTCTTATGAAAAAGAGAAACTGAAATTTGACGTTCCTATGAAAAGGAGTACATCATATTCATCACTCTGATTCAAGAACACGCACTTCTTTGTAGATTTTACATCTACACGCATTTTTTCAGCAAACTGTTCGAAGAAATATGCAAAGCAAAGCCGGTGACCGTACCAGGTCTTGACATCTCGGAGTTCCGCATTTTGCTACTGGGCCAAGCGGGGGCGGGGAAGTCCAGTTTCTTCAACACGATAAGATCTATTTTCCGTGACCATATTACAAGTCTGGCGAACGCTGCAAAGCATAGAGGAAATGCTACATCCAAAGTAAGGATTCAGAATTTTAAAGGGGTATAGGCATCTCTCAAACATACCATACATATATCAACGAATAATTCTGGAAAATAATGGCATATTTGGATATAGGTACTCTTGAAATGAAGTTTATTATATAAATGAATTTGATAGGAGAGATTGATATATATAAACCAATACACATCCTACCACACAACAACGCTATTCCCTCAACTGCACTTCAACAACCGCACTACAACAGCCGCACCGCAACAACCGCACTACGCCAACCTTACCGCAACAATCCTACTAACATCAACAGCACTTTAACAACCGCACTACAACAGCCTCACCGCAACAACCCTACTAACATCAACTGCACTTCAACAACCGCACTACAACAGCCGCACCGCAACAACCGCACTACACCAACCTTACCGCAACAATCCTACTAACATCAACTGCACTTCAACAACCGCACTTCAACAGCCGCACCGCAACAACCGCACTACACCAACCTTACCGCAACAATCCTACTAACATCAACTGCACTTCAACAACCGCACTTCAACAGCCGCACCGCAACAACCGCACTACAACAACCTCACCGCAACAACCCTACTAACATCAACTGCACTTCAACAACCGCACTTCACATCAAccgcaacaaaaacaacactaCATCAGTCGCTCCGCAACAACCATACTAACATCAACTGCACTTCAACAACCGCACTACAACAACCGCACTACGCCAACCTTACCGCAACAACCATACTAACATCAACTGCACTTCAACAGCCGCACCGCAACAACCGCACTACGCCAACCTTACCGCAACAATCCTACTAACATCAACAGCACTTTAACAACCGCACTACAACAGCCGCACCGCAACAACCGCACTACAACAACCTCACCGCAACAACCCTTCTAACATCAACTGCACTTCAACAACCGCACTACAACAGCCGCACCGTAACAACCGCACTACAACAACCTCACCGCAACAACTCTACTAACATCAACTGCACTTCAACAACCGCACTACCAACCTCACCGCAACAACTCTACTAACATCAACTGCACTTCAACAACCGCACTACAACAGCCGCACCGCAACAACCGCACTACACCAACCTTACCGCAACAATCCTACTAACATCAACTGCACTTCAACAACCGCACTACAACAGCCGCACCGCAACAACCACTAGATAAACCGCGCCACACCAAGCGTACTACGTCAACCGACATTACATTAACCACACAAAATCAACATTGCTACATCAACCACACTACATAAACCACCCTAGACCAACCGCACTACATCAAATGCCTTGTATAAACCGCATTACATCACCGCATCCCATTATCTAAACTATATCCGCCACACTACACAAACCTTATCCGCACTTCTTCGCCGCAACCTATCATCAGAACTTCATCAACCGCCCTACACAAACCTTAACCGCAGTTCTTCACCACATCCTATCATTCTAACTTTATCAACCCTTTCATAGTTTTATAGCATCTTTGGAATCAAATCGACTCCAGCAGTACCTTCTATCAACTGGGGAATCTACGATACGGTGGGACTGGTACCTAACCATGGACTGAGCGTAAATGAGCTGATATACATGGTGGACGGAAACATACCTAACGGATTACATGTAAGAAGAAGTGAAACACACGTATCAAACCTTTCTTTGTGTACTTTAGAAGGAACacgataaaaaaatagaattaaaaAATCAGCAGCTGGAGTATTTGTTCTCGCCGTCCATGAAGACTAGTCTTGAATTTGAAGGAAATCCTTACTACTAACagaaatactaaaaaaataagtgGGTACGATACTGAGAATAAGAAAACCAGGGGGCACAACCATTGCCTCTATTTGCAGTTTCCTTAATGCCGCTCGGTGCAAAGCTACCCTTCGAAAGCATACCGCTGCACCACGCGCGCCGGCGCAGGTCACGTACGCATAACCTCTAGATATCTGAGACGCTGCCCTGTGTTGTGAGTCTAACCTTGCCTAAATGCGAGCATTTAGCCTCATTTAATTTGATTCTGCCCTGTCTAAGTTTGCACCGACTTTCAGTTTCGTCCCTGTGGCCGTATAACACCAGAAAGTCCCGGATTTATCGAGGGTCCGACCTTCTCGCAGAGAGCCCACTGCGTCGCGCTGGCGATTGATGCATCTACGGTCACTTCAATACCAGAAGATTTATGGAACATGTACAAATCACTTCAGGACGCGCTTAACGCCCGCCGTAAGTCCTACGAGTAGCTTGGCAATGTCACCAGTTtgcttccggtcgattacgtagcaATCTCCGATAAATTTTAACGGAAAATGcgcaaaatatttcaaaattgtaaaagcagtgtgtctcttgggagtttctttgaggatgtgactaaTAATTTAGAGTGGACGGTTTGTTAAATAgtgcggattctaatagattttttGTCTCTTgccggttgaggtttccataGGCCCttaagtaaactggtgacaatccCGCTTTTAAAGTATCATGTTACGTTTCCATAGGCCCtcaagtaaactggtgacaatccCGCTTTTAGAGTATCATGTTACGGACCGGTTCCCTGCATCTAGGGGGACAAAGAGTATAGACCGTTCTTActcctatttttattttaaaaacctAAAGGGGATTGAAATATAACTCTTGGTTGACACCCTCAGATGGAGCATAACAGGGCGCAAGCCTAGGTCACCACAGGGGTAGTGTAAGTGGGTTATGTGACAGGATATTAACACATTGTcacctcaaccggcctgtaccggctttgggaagtacccacaacccaaaaaattcataaatgcaaaataaacacaacaagatgaagatactcaggcatcagtctaagggataaatggtcttgcagatatgcatccaaccaaggtgttggcatctactcttaagccaaataatagcacaggttctttgacaaatctcaaatcgaacaaggagagaaaagcagaattacccctctcaataaaacgctcaaaataccacacaagggagagagatcagcaaacacagctcaagacacaaagatgtctttacgtattgcaaagcattctgggagatccaggggaaaattcacgagggaagtcttttcaccccgaagccaaacaaatcaattccaggtcatacagacccagaatagcagtgtaaacaattttggaatcaattgggtttcagaaaagacagcatttaggagagctgtggtgattcattagaaaattattttctcatccaggcaaagccaaacaagaaaaaatcatcatgaatccaccttggcttgcaaatatccataagcaaagcactcaattatgccccaaaagacttcatgatgtcctgagacaatctcctaatatgctcatagctgtattttttatgaaaaatacaagcaaccatcaacttgtgctggcttcagcacaacgacgagggattaaaagtggggaccgcaaagcactgttggaaagcttggatgccgctgactaggtgcagctgtgtttgactttgacgggctgtataaaactcagaatagggggaggtatctgttttcagtctgtttttttgtaaattcagctccaaaaaagccaggagtcaatgggttaacatGTCGATACTTGCAAGAAAAATGTTTATGAAATTGACTGAGTCTTCCAGTTAGCTTTTCTTATGATGTTCTTAATGCTCGGGAGGAATTTTAAGGAGATCGAAGATGCTCCCGAGTCTTAACCCACTAACTACTACTTCTGGCCATGGGAAAAAAACATACGTTATGCTGTTactacaccttttgcttttcattaacaagaaatacgcattcattttagccaaaattacaaacatttaagccgatgtactgtcatttaagcgaaagtaaaatcatttgaactaaaaggaaatacattaacGAACTTTGAATAATTGAGTGcacacaattgcattttcttcacattcatttacactattcgacaaccaggaataaaaaatctattttcatttgcgcgttgatacataacaataacacaaacaaaatatcaataatacaaGACATCGCAATcaatacagtaaacaaaatattcattaacatttttattacagcaaGTTCAAACAATAGTATTTTGTGAAAGTTATTTGCGTGCTTCTTACAAAC contains the following coding sequences:
- the LOC5519799 gene encoding interferon-induced protein 44-like, with amino-acid sequence MSIPSKLFEEICKAKPVTVPGLDISEFRILLLGQAGAGKSSFFNTIRSIFRDHITSLANAAKHRGNATSKFYSIFGIKSTPAVPSINWGIYDTVGLVPNHGLSVNELIYMVDGNIPNGLHFRPCGRITPESPGFIEGPTFSQRAHCVALAIDASTVTSIPEDLWNMYKSLQDALNARRIPLVVLMTKIDVACPQTRTNIMHVFHSDILRKRVRLISHKLQGLPANKIFPIKNYEWETEMSVNVNNLSLMALRQMLHFAQDYVDDRIDYLRETGGLNRLSMRQVMCLLLMVFVVVVFVLYWTGELHWLTHLLESFKSDEEETEDDYYS